In Epilithonimonas zeae, the DNA window AACTCTGAACTGGGTTGTTGCTGGAGCTTTAGCAAAACAATTTTTACCTGAGATTGAAATCAATGCTTATGTTTCTTCGGTTGGAGAGATTTTCTGTGAGAAGCCTTATCAACATTTAGACTTTTCTAAAACCGAAAGTAATATCGTTCGTTGTCCTGATGAGGAAACTGCTGAAAAAATGATTGAAAGAATCAAGGAAATCAAAAAAGAAGGCAACACGATTGGCGGAACGGTAACTTGTGTTATCAAAAATGTTCCGACCGGATTAGGCGAACCAATTTTCAATAAACTCCACGCAGAATTAGGAAAAGCAATGCTGAATATCAATGCCTGCAAAGGTTTTGAATATGGAAGCGGTTTCTGTGGAGCAAAAATGACAGGAAAGGAGCATAACGACCTTTTCAATCAAGATGGAACAACGCAATCCAATCTTTCTGGCGGAATCCAAGGTGGAATTTCCAATGGAATGGATATCTATTTCCGTGTGGCTTTCAAACCTGTTGCAACAATTCTACGTCCTCAGGAAAGTATCAATAAAGATGGAGAAACTGTAATCGTAGAAGGTAAAGGAAGACACGACCCTTGTGTAGTTCCGAGAGCTGTTCCTATTGTGGAAAGTTTGGCCGCTTTTGTTTTGGCAGATATGTCTTTAATTAATAAAACCAGAAAAATATAATGGACATCAAACAATATTGGGACAACGCTGTTTCTTACACAGAATATCTTCGTGATGCAGGAGAAAGATTAGGAAATCCAAAAGATACGCAAGAAGCTGATTATGCAGAATATTACCGATTAGGAATCCAAAGAATGAACAGAATGACGGAGAAATATCTTCCGAATTCTGAACAGGTTGAAAAATTTGCCGGGAAAAATTTCAAAGGAAAAATATTGATTATTTCTGAATCTTGGTGTGGTGACGCAAGTCAGGTGATTCCGGTTGTTGCGAAGTTTTTTGAACAATTTGAAATCAAAATTTCTTACCGCGACCAAGAACCAAGTTTGATTGACAGTTATTTAACAAACGGCGGAAAGTCCATTCCAATTGTGATTTTCCTTGATGAAGAATTAAACGAAATCGCTCATTGGGGACCGAGACCAAAACACGGAACTGAACTTCTGAATAAACATAAAGCTAATCCAGAAGAATTCACGAAAGACCAATTCTATGTGGAATTGCAGACTTATTATGCAAAAAACAGAGGTTTTGATACAATTGAGGAGCTTTTGGAACTAATTTAATTTAAGCCTAATGAACTTCATTAAAAAAAATATAATCTACGTTATCATCATTGGTGTTGTATCAGCTTTTGCGTTGATAAAACCGCTTCGTGATTTTGTGTCAGAACAGATTGCGATGAGTCCAACTGTGGCAAAAATAAATGATGAAACAACACTTTCCGACGATGTTCTGAACATCGATCTGAAAGGGATTAATACAAGCAGCACCAATCTGAAAAACCTGCGCGGAAAAGTGCTTTTCCTTAATTTTTGGGGAACCTGGTGTCCGCCTTGTAGAACAGAATGGCCAACGATTCAGAAATTGTATGATTTGAAAAAAGACAAACTGGAATTTGCGTTGATTGCAATGCAAGACCAAGAGGAAGATGTGAAGAAATATTTGAAAGAAAATAATTTCACAGTTCCCGTTTACATTGCCGAAAGTCCGCTTGACCCAAAAATTTTGCCTGTTGCTTTTCCTACAACTTATTTGATTGGAAAAGATGGAAGAATTCTTAAAAAAGAAGATAGCTCGATGGATTGGAGCAAGGATTCGGTTTTGGAATTTATTGATAATGTAACGAAATGATAAACCG includes these proteins:
- the aroC gene encoding chorismate synthase, translating into MYNVLGNFLTLSSFGESHGEAYGGIITNFPAGLEIDLEKIQLELDRRKPGQSAIVTQRKESDTVRFLSGIFDGKSTGTPIGFIVENENQRSKDYDHIAQAYRPSHADYTYDQKFGIRDYRGGGKSSARETLNWVVAGALAKQFLPEIEINAYVSSVGEIFCEKPYQHLDFSKTESNIVRCPDEETAEKMIERIKEIKKEGNTIGGTVTCVIKNVPTGLGEPIFNKLHAELGKAMLNINACKGFEYGSGFCGAKMTGKEHNDLFNQDGTTQSNLSGGIQGGISNGMDIYFRVAFKPVATILRPQESINKDGETVIVEGKGRHDPCVVPRAVPIVESLAAFVLADMSLINKTRKI
- a CDS encoding thioredoxin family protein, with amino-acid sequence MDIKQYWDNAVSYTEYLRDAGERLGNPKDTQEADYAEYYRLGIQRMNRMTEKYLPNSEQVEKFAGKNFKGKILIISESWCGDASQVIPVVAKFFEQFEIKISYRDQEPSLIDSYLTNGGKSIPIVIFLDEELNEIAHWGPRPKHGTELLNKHKANPEEFTKDQFYVELQTYYAKNRGFDTIEELLELI
- a CDS encoding TlpA family protein disulfide reductase, translating into MNFIKKNIIYVIIIGVVSAFALIKPLRDFVSEQIAMSPTVAKINDETTLSDDVLNIDLKGINTSSTNLKNLRGKVLFLNFWGTWCPPCRTEWPTIQKLYDLKKDKLEFALIAMQDQEEDVKKYLKENNFTVPVYIAESPLDPKILPVAFPTTYLIGKDGRILKKEDSSMDWSKDSVLEFIDNVTK